From a single Sorghum bicolor cultivar BTx623 chromosome 5, Sorghum_bicolor_NCBIv3, whole genome shotgun sequence genomic region:
- the LOC8070180 gene encoding agamous-like MADS-box protein AGL65 isoform X1, whose amino-acid sequence MGRVKLKIKRLENSSGRQVTYSKRRSGILKKAKELSILCDIDLILLMFSPTGKPTICIGERSNIEEVIAKYAQLTPQERAKRKLESLEALKKTFKKLDHDVNIQDFLGSGGQTVEELSGHLGSLQCQMAEVQKRLSYWSDPEKVENIDHIRAMEQSLKESLNRIQIHKENFAKQHLIGLQCAAAQFQTDMQLPLGLTGEPGPSSWFQNGGADGQQAMMLPDDSSLLHQRDIAGCSTSTSLPGYPGYFSMTKQETDTGGGSEHAGQAAVHQQPPPPPPDFSQAECLTSLHLGAQFPYAPCFDHPSLFNDRMFRPDAVELHDGSAGMDFGGGHFDLPRPGDEASFQNWASAAACGAAMFDHHHQQQQHHQQSQSSSAQLPAATTLATASFDHAVVYHGPSQHQQVMIG is encoded by the exons aTGGGGAGGGTGAAGCTCAAGATCAAGAGGCTGGAGAACAGCAGCGGGAGGCAGGTGACCTACTCCAAGCGGCGGTCGGGGATCCTCAAGAAGGCCAAGGAGCTCTCCATCCTGTGTGACatcgatctcatcctcctcatgtTCTCGCCCACCGGCAAACCCACCATTTGCATCGGCGAAAGAAG CAACATTGAGGAAGTCATAGCAAAATATGCGCAGTTAACCCCTCAAGAGAGAGCTAAAAG GAAATTAGAGAGCTTAGAA GCCCTAAAGAAGACTTTCAAGAAGCTAGACCACGATGTAAATATTCAAGACTTCTTAGGCTCTGG GGGTCAGACAGTCGAG GAGTTATCAGGCCATCTCGGTTCATTGCAATGTCAAATGGCAGAGGTTCAAAAGCGTCTCAG TTATTGGAGCGATCCTGAGAAAGTTGAGAATATCGACCATATAAGAGCAATGGAGCAATCTCTCAAAGAATCTCTAAACCGCATCCAAATCCATAAG GAGAACTTTGCAAAGCAACATCTGATCGGCCTACAGTGTGCTGCTGCCCAg TTCCAGACCGACATGCAGTTGCCTCTAGGACTGACCGGTGAGCCGGGCCCTTCGTCCTGGTTCCAAAACGGCGGTGCCGATGGGCAACAAGCCATGATGCTACCGGACGACTCCAGCCTGCTCCATCAGAG AGACATTGCTGGTTGCTCGACGAGCACGTCACTGCCGGGCTACCCAGGCTACTTCAGCATGACCAAGCAGGAGACGGacaccggcggcggcagcgagcACGCCGGGCAGGCGGCGGTGCaccagcagccgccgccgccgccgcctgactTCAGCCAGGCCGAGTGCCTGACGTCGCTGCACCTGGGCGCGCAGTTCCCGTACGCACCCTGCTTCGACCACCCCAGCCTTTTCAACGACCGGATGTTCAGGCCTGATGCTGTTGAGCTGCACGACGGCAGCGCCGGCATGGACTTTGGCGGCGGCCACTTCGACCTGCCCAGGCCTGGCGACGAGGCCAGCTTCCAGAActgggcgtcggcggcggcatgTGGCGCGGCCATGTTTGACCACCaccatcagcagcagcagcatcaccAGCAATCACAGTCGTCATCTGCACAA CTTCCTGCAGCAACAACTCTAGCAACTGCCTCATTCGACCACGCCGTTGTTTATCACGGTCCATCTCAGCACCAGCAAGTCATGATCGGATGA
- the LOC8070180 gene encoding agamous-like MADS-box protein AGL65 isoform X2 produces MGRVKLKIKRLENSSGRQVTYSKRRSGILKKAKELSILCDIDLILLMFSPTGKPTICIGERSNIEEVIAKYAQLTPQERAKRKLESLEALKKTFKKLDHDVNIQDFLGSGGQTVEELSGHLGSLQCQMAEVQKRLSYWSDPEKVENIDHIRAMEQSLKESLNRIQIHKENFAKQHLIGLQCAAAQFQTDMQLPLGLTGEPGPSSWFQNGGADGQQAMMLPDDSSLLHQRDIAGCSTSTSLPGYPGYFSMTKQETDTGGGSEHAGQAAVHQQPPPPPPDFSQAECLTSLHLGAQFPYAPCFDHPSLFNDRMFRPDAVELHDGSAGMDFGGGHFDLPRPGDEASFQNWASAAACGAAMFDHHHQQQQHHQQSQSSSAQQQL; encoded by the exons aTGGGGAGGGTGAAGCTCAAGATCAAGAGGCTGGAGAACAGCAGCGGGAGGCAGGTGACCTACTCCAAGCGGCGGTCGGGGATCCTCAAGAAGGCCAAGGAGCTCTCCATCCTGTGTGACatcgatctcatcctcctcatgtTCTCGCCCACCGGCAAACCCACCATTTGCATCGGCGAAAGAAG CAACATTGAGGAAGTCATAGCAAAATATGCGCAGTTAACCCCTCAAGAGAGAGCTAAAAG GAAATTAGAGAGCTTAGAA GCCCTAAAGAAGACTTTCAAGAAGCTAGACCACGATGTAAATATTCAAGACTTCTTAGGCTCTGG GGGTCAGACAGTCGAG GAGTTATCAGGCCATCTCGGTTCATTGCAATGTCAAATGGCAGAGGTTCAAAAGCGTCTCAG TTATTGGAGCGATCCTGAGAAAGTTGAGAATATCGACCATATAAGAGCAATGGAGCAATCTCTCAAAGAATCTCTAAACCGCATCCAAATCCATAAG GAGAACTTTGCAAAGCAACATCTGATCGGCCTACAGTGTGCTGCTGCCCAg TTCCAGACCGACATGCAGTTGCCTCTAGGACTGACCGGTGAGCCGGGCCCTTCGTCCTGGTTCCAAAACGGCGGTGCCGATGGGCAACAAGCCATGATGCTACCGGACGACTCCAGCCTGCTCCATCAGAG AGACATTGCTGGTTGCTCGACGAGCACGTCACTGCCGGGCTACCCAGGCTACTTCAGCATGACCAAGCAGGAGACGGacaccggcggcggcagcgagcACGCCGGGCAGGCGGCGGTGCaccagcagccgccgccgccgccgcctgactTCAGCCAGGCCGAGTGCCTGACGTCGCTGCACCTGGGCGCGCAGTTCCCGTACGCACCCTGCTTCGACCACCCCAGCCTTTTCAACGACCGGATGTTCAGGCCTGATGCTGTTGAGCTGCACGACGGCAGCGCCGGCATGGACTTTGGCGGCGGCCACTTCGACCTGCCCAGGCCTGGCGACGAGGCCAGCTTCCAGAActgggcgtcggcggcggcatgTGGCGCGGCCATGTTTGACCACCaccatcagcagcagcagcatcaccAGCAATCACAGTCGTCATCTGCACAA CAACAACTCTAG
- the LOC8070181 gene encoding probable polygalacturonase codes for MKGLVVVLALVVVVLAATTARGELRDQAPPGSRPHSVTITEFGAVGDGRTLNTVPFQNAVFYVRSFADKGGAQLYVPRGRWLTGSFNLTSHLTIYLEQGAVIVGAKDSSQWPIVEPLPSYGQGTDLPGPRHRSLINGYNLTDVVITGNNGVIDGQGLVWWQWLLSHELNHSRPHLLEFLYSEDIVISNLTFLNSPAWSIHPVYCSNVKVHNVTIETSLDAPLTDGIVPDSCSNLCIEDSTISVSHEAISLKSGWDKYGISFGRPTSDIHISRVDLLSSSGAALAFGSEMSGGISDIHVNHLRIHDSYKGISFKTSPGRGGYIEEVIISEVQMENVHVGIEFTGNCSTHPDDSFDLSDLPTIDQVTMKNMVGTNISVAGVLSGIDNAPFTAICLSNLNFSMAADTGSSSWSCSNVSGYSEAVFPEPCTELRDPSSSPSICFSLSSYSAIAAA; via the exons ATGAAGGGCCTAGTA GTCGTCCTGGcattggtggtggtggtgctggcCGCCACGACCGCGCGCGGCGAGCTGCGGGACCAGGCGCCGCCGGGGTCGCGCCCGCACAGCGTCACCATCACCGAGTTCGGCGCCGTCGGGGACGGCAGGACGCTCAACACGGTCCCGTTCCAGAACGCCGTCTTCTACGTCCGCTCCTTCGCTGACAAGGGCGGCGCGCAGCTGTACGTGCCCAGGGGCCGCTGGCTCACCGGCAGCTTCAACCTCACCAGCCACCTCACCATCTACCTGGAGCAAGGCGCCGTCATCGTCGGCGCAAAG GATTCATCACAATGGCCGATTGTGGAACCTTTACCATCTTATGGCCAAGGGACTGACCTTCCTGGTCCTAGACATCGAAGCTtgataaatggatacaacttaaCCGATGTTGTCATAACCG GGAACAATGGAGTTATTGATGGTCAGGGCTTAGTATGGTGGCAGTGGCTGCTCTCCCATGAGCTGAACCATAGCCGTCCTCATCTTTTGGAGTTTCTTTATTCTGAAGATATCGTGATCTCAAACTTGACATTCTTAAATTCACCAGCCTGGAGCATACATCCGGTGTACTGCAG TAATGTAAAGGTCCACAATGTGACGATTGAGACCTCACTGGATGCTCCACTGACTGATGGCATAGTTCCAG ATTCATGTTCAAATTTATGTATTGAAGACAGCACCATAAGTGTTAGCCATGAAGCAATTTCACTGAAAAGCGGATGGGACAAGTATGGTATTTCCTTTGGGAGGCCTACGTCTGACATTCATATAAGCAGAGTGGATCTGCTATCATCTTCTGGAGCTGCTCTTGCATTTGGGAGTGAGATGTCCGGTGGCATCTCAGATATTCATGTTAACCACCTACGAATCCATGATTCCTACAAAGGTATTTCTTTCAAGACTTCACCAGGCCGTGGGGGTTACATAGAGGAGGTGATCATCTCTGAGGTACAAATGGAAAATGTACATGTTGGCATTGAGTTCACTGGTAACTGCTCAACCCACCCAGATGACAGTTTCGACCTGTCTGACCTCCCGACGATCGATCAAGTCACCATGAAGAACATGGTCGGCACAAACATCTCAGTTGCTGGAGTTTTGTCAGGAATCGATAATGCCCCATTCACAGCTATCTGCCTTTCCAATCTCAATTTCTCCATGGCTGCTGATACTGGTTCAAGTTCCTGGTCTTGTTCCAATGTTTCTGGCTACTCCGAGGCGGTCTTTCCTGAACCTTGCACAGAGCTCCGTGATCCATCCTCCAGTCCTTCCATCTGCTTCTCCCTTTCTAGCTACAGTGCCATTGCAGCAGCATAA